From Sediminibacterium sp. TEGAF015, a single genomic window includes:
- a CDS encoding ATP-dependent helicase yields the protein MITKEEQRAYFEEIYAALNQAQKQAVDTLEGPVMVIAGPGTGKTQILSARIGKILLETDSNPENILCLTYTDAGTVAMRKRLIRFIGPDAYKVHIHTFHSFCNDIIQDNLSLFEKSSLEPISELESIEVFKELIDGFPKNHPLKRYRGDVYFEINNLKSLFSNMKREGWDTAMINTAIDSYLRDLPNREEFVYQRAYKQFKKGDLKQNQIDLATEKMEKLRAAVNEFDRFIALMKKRNRYDFDDMILWVLRAFRENRLMLANYQEQFQYILVDEYQDTSGTQNSLVELLISYWEQPNVFVVGDDDQSIYRFQGANIENMERFADAYSKDLKTVVLTDNYRSTQPILNVAKTLIDRNQERLVKKIPGLSKDLRTANQELVNLKERPRINSYASEHHEMIGITLDVAQLIKNGVQPGRIGIIYKENKFGESLNQYLSLYKIPVYSKRDLNILDLPLTRKIISILRYLAAETYIPFSEDELLFEILHFNWFGIPPIEIAKHSALVADKRPRISLRAHLVDIINQPPRDLFSQSVPGLHKAVSCLEKLIGDVPNVTLINLFDNIIKDTGIINHIMQHPEKHALLQELTAFFNYIKEETNRNPTLNVKRLVELIELMHKEKIRLPLKKVTGSEKGVNLLTAHGSKGLEFEYIFFMGCNATYWEKKRKPGGGYTMPDTLFASQPVTSEEEELRRLFYVALTRAEKQLHISFSQYKLDGKPIEPSMFIAEIQDREEIEITNVNLENNIVSEFTALQYQESLLPSIEKAEAAFIEQVLQKFVMNVTALNNYLKCPLQFYYNNLVRVPSGKSEATEFGSAIHEALQRYFQFMLNNKEFPPKEALVMFFEEYMEKNRKSFTHEQFKRRMEYGLEVLQNYREAYIDKWNKIVVIERNINNVVVNGVPIKGKLDKLEFNGKLVNVVDYKTGDIEKAKDKLLPPDEKQPNGGDYWRQAVFYKILVDNYEQKDWKVISSEFDFVEPDSKKNYKKVTVNINEQDIATVKNQISTVWDKIQAHDFYTGCGKEDCHWCQFVKSNELNVSLAELNPEELENNTETY from the coding sequence ATGATAACCAAGGAAGAACAAAGGGCCTATTTTGAAGAAATATATGCTGCATTAAATCAGGCACAGAAACAGGCAGTGGATACCCTGGAGGGACCTGTAATGGTAATTGCAGGGCCAGGCACAGGAAAAACACAAATTTTAAGTGCCCGCATAGGAAAGATTTTATTGGAAACAGATTCAAATCCGGAAAATATACTTTGCTTAACTTATACGGATGCCGGAACGGTTGCCATGCGCAAAAGATTAATTCGTTTTATTGGCCCAGACGCTTACAAAGTTCATATTCATACTTTTCATTCATTCTGCAACGATATCATACAAGATAATTTATCTCTATTTGAGAAATCATCTTTAGAGCCCATTTCTGAACTGGAAAGTATAGAAGTATTTAAAGAACTGATTGACGGGTTCCCCAAAAATCATCCATTGAAGCGATACAGAGGAGATGTTTATTTTGAGATTAATAATTTGAAAAGCCTTTTCAGCAATATGAAGAGGGAGGGATGGGATACAGCAATGATTAATACGGCCATTGACAGTTACCTACGTGATTTACCCAACAGAGAAGAATTTGTTTATCAAAGAGCATACAAGCAGTTTAAAAAAGGGGACCTGAAACAAAATCAGATTGATCTGGCAACTGAAAAAATGGAAAAACTCAGGGCTGCTGTAAACGAGTTTGATCGTTTCATTGCTTTGATGAAAAAAAGAAACCGATATGATTTTGATGATATGATTCTTTGGGTTCTGCGTGCCTTTAGAGAGAATAGATTGATGCTGGCAAATTATCAGGAGCAGTTTCAATATATCCTCGTTGATGAATATCAAGACACCAGCGGAACACAAAACAGTTTGGTTGAACTATTGATTAGTTACTGGGAGCAACCCAATGTTTTTGTAGTAGGCGATGACGATCAGAGCATTTATCGTTTTCAGGGTGCGAATATTGAGAACATGGAGCGGTTTGCAGATGCCTATAGCAAAGATTTAAAAACTGTTGTCCTTACAGATAATTACCGGTCTACTCAACCTATTTTAAACGTAGCAAAAACACTGATTGACAGAAACCAGGAAAGACTGGTTAAAAAAATTCCGGGTCTTAGTAAAGATTTAAGAACAGCTAACCAGGAATTAGTGAATCTAAAGGAGCGGCCTAGAATTAATAGTTACGCCAGTGAACACCATGAAATGATTGGTATTACGCTTGATGTAGCACAGCTGATTAAAAATGGAGTTCAACCCGGAAGAATTGGCATTATCTATAAGGAAAATAAGTTTGGGGAATCGCTAAACCAATACCTAAGCTTATATAAAATTCCGGTTTATTCAAAGCGTGATCTGAATATTCTGGATTTACCGTTAACCCGGAAGATAATATCAATTCTCAGATACCTAGCTGCTGAAACTTACATTCCCTTCAGCGAGGACGAATTACTATTTGAGATATTACACTTTAACTGGTTTGGTATTCCTCCCATTGAAATTGCAAAACATTCAGCATTAGTAGCTGACAAAAGACCCAGAATCAGTTTGAGGGCTCATCTGGTAGACATCATCAATCAACCTCCCAGAGATTTATTCAGTCAATCCGTCCCTGGCCTTCACAAAGCAGTCAGTTGTCTTGAGAAGCTAATAGGAGATGTCCCTAACGTCACATTAATTAATCTCTTTGACAATATCATAAAGGATACCGGGATAATCAATCATATTATGCAGCATCCCGAAAAACACGCTTTGCTTCAGGAGCTTACTGCATTTTTTAACTATATAAAAGAAGAAACAAACCGTAATCCAACGCTGAATGTAAAGAGGCTGGTAGAGCTTATTGAATTAATGCATAAAGAAAAAATAAGGCTGCCATTAAAAAAAGTGACAGGTAGTGAAAAGGGAGTAAATCTATTGACTGCGCACGGATCAAAAGGGCTTGAATTTGAGTATATTTTTTTCATGGGATGCAATGCAACTTATTGGGAAAAAAAGAGAAAGCCAGGTGGGGGATATACTATGCCAGATACTCTTTTTGCTTCTCAGCCTGTAACCAGCGAAGAGGAAGAACTAAGAAGACTGTTTTATGTAGCACTAACCAGAGCAGAAAAACAACTCCATATTTCTTTTAGTCAATACAAGCTGGATGGGAAGCCCATAGAGCCTTCCATGTTCATTGCAGAAATTCAAGATAGAGAAGAAATAGAAATTACGAATGTAAATCTGGAAAATAATATTGTGAGTGAATTTACTGCTTTGCAATATCAGGAATCTCTTTTGCCATCTATTGAAAAAGCAGAAGCTGCATTTATTGAACAGGTGCTTCAGAAATTTGTAATGAATGTGACTGCTCTCAATAATTACTTAAAATGTCCACTCCAGTTTTACTACAATAATTTGGTTCGTGTCCCTTCTGGTAAATCGGAAGCTACTGAATTTGGCTCTGCCATTCACGAAGCTTTGCAAAGATACTTTCAGTTCATGCTGAATAATAAGGAGTTCCCACCAAAAGAAGCTCTTGTAATGTTCTTTGAAGAATACATGGAGAAAAACAGAAAAAGCTTTACACATGAACAATTTAAAAGAAGAATGGAATATGGACTGGAGGTTTTACAGAACTACAGAGAAGCTTACATTGACAAATGGAATAAAATAGTGGTGATTGAAAGGAATATCAATAATGTTGTTGTTAATGGAGTACCCATCAAAGGAAAGCTGGATAAATTGGAGTTTAATGGAAAATTGGTAAATGTTGTAGACTACAAAACAGGTGATATAGAAAAGGCAAAAGATAAATTACTTCCTCCTGATGAAAAGCAACCCAATGGAGGAGACTATTGGAGACAAGCGGTATTCTATAAAATTCTCGTTGATAATTATGAGCAAAAAGATTGGAAGGTAATTAGCAGTGAGTTTGATTTTGTAGAACCAGATAGCAAAAAGAACTACAAAAAAGTAACAGTAAACATAAATGAGCAGGACATTGCAACGGTAAAAAATCAGATAAGCACAGTTTGGGATAAGATACAGGCGCATGATTTTTATACTGGCTGCGGTAAAGAAGACTGCCACTGGTGTCAGTTTGTTAAATCCAATGAACTCAATGTTTCTTTGGCCGAACTAAATCCTGAAGAGCTAGAAAACAATACCGAAACCTATTAA
- a CDS encoding MarR family winged helix-turn-helix transcriptional regulator, translating to MGIDKDIQQDNFRSIYQKLSINLIFSTNWITEKIKSILQEEDITPQQYNILRILRGSKIPLSTLQIRERMLDKMSDTSRIVERLVKKELVEKKTSNIDKRLVDVSIAESGLELLKRLDQKNEELDAILQNLSPKEAAALSDLLDKMREKI from the coding sequence ATGGGAATAGATAAAGATATTCAGCAGGATAATTTCAGGAGTATTTATCAGAAATTATCCATCAACCTTATTTTTTCTACCAACTGGATTACGGAGAAAATCAAGAGCATTTTACAGGAAGAAGATATTACGCCTCAGCAATACAATATCCTGAGAATATTAAGGGGTAGCAAAATACCATTAAGCACACTTCAGATAAGAGAAAGAATGCTCGACAAAATGAGCGATACCAGCCGAATTGTAGAACGACTGGTAAAAAAAGAACTAGTTGAGAAAAAAACCAGCAATATCGATAAGAGACTGGTTGACGTTAGTATTGCCGAGTCCGGTCTGGAATTATTAAAAAGACTAGATCAGAAGAACGAAGAACTGGATGCAATACTTCAAAACCTAAGTCCTAAAGAAGCTGCTGCATTAAGTGATTTACTAGACAAAATGAGAGAGAAGATTTAA
- a CDS encoding SRPBCC family protein, translating into MSRVYSIKTVQKIPISLDQAWEFFSKPDNLKEITPSNLGFNIISKHHGSTMYSGQIIEYTVKPILGIPLYWMTEITHVTDRKFFVDEQRFGPYSLWHHQHHFKEIEGGVEMTDIVHYKLPLWILGDIAHVIMVKSQLKGIFNHRYKAVEERFGAWPGANNIVVFG; encoded by the coding sequence ATGTCAAGAGTTTACAGCATCAAAACCGTTCAAAAAATTCCTATTAGTCTCGACCAGGCCTGGGAATTCTTCAGCAAGCCCGATAATCTAAAAGAAATCACGCCTTCCAATCTGGGTTTTAATATTATCAGCAAGCATCATGGTTCAACCATGTACTCTGGCCAAATTATTGAATATACTGTAAAACCTATTTTGGGCATTCCCTTGTATTGGATGACTGAAATAACGCATGTAACCGACCGGAAATTTTTTGTGGATGAGCAGCGTTTTGGTCCCTACAGCTTATGGCATCATCAGCATCATTTTAAAGAAATTGAGGGCGGTGTAGAAATGACTGATATTGTACACTATAAATTACCGCTTTGGATTTTAGGTGACATTGCTCATGTCATCATGGTTAAAAGTCAACTAAAAGGAATATTTAACCACCGGTATAAAGCGGTAGAAGAAAGGTTTGGTGCATGGCCGGGAGCCAACAATATTGTTGTTTTCGGATAG
- a CDS encoding radical SAM/SPASM domain-containing protein, with the protein MPISISFEPTTSCNLRCPECPSGLREFTRPTGMLQKDFFQQTIEDIAPELLYLIFYFQGEPYLNPHFLEMVRYAQNKGIYTATSTNAHYLTDENAKKTVESGLDRLIISIDGTTQDVYQQYRVGGKLDKVIEGARNIVKWKKALNSKKPFVFFQFLVVKPNEHQIEEIKKLGKEIGVDQVRFKTAQVYNYEEDPNQLIPLNNKYSRYKKGKDGKMKVKNGLKNYCWKLWHANVITWDGLVVPCCFDKDAMHQLGNLKTQSFRDTWKNSNYHQFRTEILHSRKNIDICSNCSEGLNVWED; encoded by the coding sequence ATGCCAATTTCTATTTCATTTGAACCTACTACATCCTGTAATTTAAGATGCCCGGAGTGTCCCAGCGGACTAAGAGAGTTTACACGCCCTACAGGTATGCTGCAAAAGGATTTTTTTCAGCAAACCATTGAAGATATAGCTCCGGAACTTTTGTACTTGATTTTTTATTTTCAAGGAGAGCCCTATTTAAACCCCCATTTTTTGGAAATGGTCAGGTATGCACAAAATAAAGGAATCTATACCGCCACATCTACCAATGCACATTACCTGACTGATGAAAATGCAAAAAAAACGGTAGAAAGCGGTTTGGATAGATTAATTATTTCCATTGATGGAACTACCCAAGACGTATATCAGCAATACAGAGTCGGTGGTAAACTGGATAAAGTAATTGAAGGTGCTAGAAATATTGTAAAATGGAAGAAAGCGCTCAACAGCAAGAAACCGTTTGTATTTTTTCAGTTTCTGGTAGTTAAGCCCAATGAACACCAAATTGAAGAGATTAAAAAACTTGGAAAAGAGATAGGGGTAGACCAGGTACGTTTTAAAACGGCTCAAGTATATAATTATGAAGAAGACCCCAATCAGCTCATACCCCTTAATAATAAATACAGCAGGTACAAAAAAGGGAAAGATGGCAAAATGAAGGTGAAAAACGGCCTTAAAAACTATTGCTGGAAACTATGGCACGCCAATGTAATCACATGGGATGGCCTGGTTGTGCCTTGTTGTTTCGACAAAGATGCGATGCATCAGTTGGGTAACCTGAAAACCCAAAGTTTCAGAGATACCTGGAAAAACAGCAATTATCATCAATTTAGAACAGAAATCCTACATAGCAGAAAAAATATAGATATCTGTTCCAATTGCAGCGAAGGACTTAACGTTTGGGAAGATTAA
- a CDS encoding glycoside hydrolase family 10 protein, with product MKNRISILLFILSITSQIGFAQSSPNYEFRGVWIATVENIDWPSKRNLSVAEQKASFIRLLNLHQSNGMNAIVMQIRPAGDAFYPSQYEPWSEYLTGKQGLPPNPYYDPLEFMITETHKRGMEFHAWLNPYRAVFNVFKSSVAPSHITKIHPDWFVVYGDKKYFNPGLPEVRQHTVRIVNDLLKRYDLDAIHMDDYFYPYRISGKEFPDQKTFEKYGNGLSKDSWRRSNCDSIIVDIHRTIRSTNPRVKFGISPFGVWRNKSQDPMGSDTKAGQTNYDDLYADILLWLSKGWIDYVTPQLYWERGHNLADYDVLLKWWNENGYGKHIYIGHGIYRGGSNEAWKDKNQIPDQIKELRKYPTTQGSVYFSSKTFEKNLNGWNDSLKNNYYHHPALVPPMTWLNNDAPDQPVVTRDANNANILYNGHLKIRGFGIFSVPVGREVKFINSQLLQLIVTDKEATIDLNNIPDVNGCKLFVATIDINNNVSALKALK from the coding sequence ATGAAAAACCGGATTTCCATCCTTTTATTTATTCTAAGTATTACAAGCCAGATTGGATTTGCACAAAGTTCTCCTAACTATGAATTCAGGGGAGTCTGGATTGCAACGGTTGAAAATATTGACTGGCCGTCAAAAAGAAACTTATCGGTAGCTGAACAAAAGGCCAGCTTTATCAGATTACTCAATTTGCATCAATCCAATGGAATGAACGCAATCGTAATGCAAATCAGACCTGCAGGCGATGCGTTTTATCCTTCACAATACGAGCCTTGGAGCGAATATCTAACGGGGAAACAGGGACTTCCTCCGAATCCATATTATGATCCACTGGAATTCATGATAACAGAAACCCATAAAAGGGGTATGGAATTTCATGCCTGGCTGAATCCATACAGAGCCGTTTTCAATGTATTTAAGTCTTCAGTAGCACCTTCACATATTACCAAAATTCATCCGGATTGGTTTGTAGTGTATGGAGATAAAAAATATTTTAATCCTGGGCTACCCGAAGTAAGACAACACACAGTAAGAATAGTGAATGATCTGTTGAAACGCTACGATCTGGATGCTATACATATGGATGACTATTTCTATCCGTACAGAATTTCAGGTAAAGAATTTCCGGATCAAAAAACATTTGAAAAATACGGGAATGGTTTAAGTAAAGATTCCTGGAGAAGAAGTAATTGTGACAGCATCATTGTAGACATTCACAGAACCATACGCTCAACTAACCCGAGAGTCAAATTTGGAATCAGTCCTTTTGGTGTTTGGAGAAACAAGAGCCAGGATCCAATGGGTAGTGATACAAAAGCCGGGCAAACAAACTATGATGATTTATATGCGGATATTTTACTGTGGTTAAGCAAAGGGTGGATTGATTATGTAACTCCACAATTGTATTGGGAGCGGGGTCATAATTTAGCTGATTATGATGTTCTATTAAAGTGGTGGAATGAAAATGGGTACGGGAAACATATTTATATTGGCCACGGAATATACAGAGGTGGCAGCAATGAGGCGTGGAAAGACAAGAACCAGATTCCTGATCAAATAAAAGAACTACGAAAGTATCCCACAACACAGGGCAGTGTTTACTTTAGCAGTAAGACATTTGAAAAAAATCTGAATGGATGGAATGATAGTCTAAAAAATAATTATTACCATCATCCTGCTTTGGTTCCTCCAATGACATGGCTGAACAATGATGCCCCCGATCAACCGGTTGTTACACGGGATGCCAATAACGCCAACATTCTGTACAATGGCCATTTGAAAATCCGTGGATTTGGGATTTTTAGTGTCCCTGTTGGGAGAGAAGTAAAATTCATCAATAGCCAGTTACTTCAATTGATAGTAACAGATAAGGAAGCAACCATTGATCTGAACAATATTCCGGATGTTAATGGCTGTAAATTATTTGTTGCAACCATTGATATTAACAATAATGTAAGCGCATTGAAAGCATTGAAATAA